In Streptomyces longhuiensis, the following proteins share a genomic window:
- a CDS encoding acyl-CoA dehydrogenase family protein: MEHSDHSPGTDACAELRAQVRELTDEWRDAGRYVPRSDSWLRSFDLEFSKELAARGLIAMTYPKEFGGGGRTNVERLAVTEELLRAGAPVAAHWIGDRQIGPAVLRHGTRELQEEIVPKIASGEAVFCLGMSEPEAGSDLASVRTSAERVEGGWLVNGHKIWTTQAHHATHAYLLARTSREDRKHDGLSEFVLDMDAEGVRVTPIVDLAGEHHFNEVRFENAFVPAHRLIGEVGQGWKQVVEQLSFERGGAERSLSSYPVLVELIAEAARQGDDRELHALLGSLVARLAVLRRLCFEVASAMDAGQAPVQQAAALKYLGNAFEHDVIEALRRTGLCQDPAFDSTFGQALLASPAFGLRGGAAEVLLSLIARQEARS; this comes from the coding sequence ATGGAGCACTCCGACCACTCCCCAGGAACGGATGCCTGCGCCGAACTACGCGCACAGGTACGCGAGTTGACCGACGAGTGGCGGGACGCGGGACGCTACGTGCCGCGCAGCGACTCCTGGCTGCGCTCCTTCGACCTGGAGTTCAGCAAGGAACTCGCGGCCCGCGGGCTCATCGCGATGACGTACCCCAAGGAATTCGGCGGCGGCGGGCGTACCAACGTCGAGCGGCTCGCCGTCACCGAGGAGCTGCTGCGCGCGGGCGCCCCCGTCGCCGCGCACTGGATCGGTGACCGGCAGATCGGCCCCGCGGTCCTGCGGCACGGCACGCGCGAGCTCCAGGAGGAGATCGTGCCGAAGATCGCCTCCGGAGAGGCGGTCTTCTGCCTCGGGATGAGCGAGCCCGAGGCCGGTTCCGACCTCGCCTCGGTGCGCACGTCGGCCGAGCGGGTCGAGGGGGGCTGGCTGGTCAACGGCCACAAGATCTGGACCACCCAGGCCCACCACGCCACGCACGCCTATCTCCTCGCCCGCACCTCGCGCGAGGACCGCAAGCACGACGGGCTCAGCGAGTTCGTCCTCGACATGGACGCCGAGGGCGTGCGGGTCACCCCGATCGTCGACCTCGCGGGCGAACACCACTTCAACGAGGTGCGCTTCGAGAACGCCTTCGTGCCCGCCCACCGTCTCATCGGCGAGGTCGGCCAGGGCTGGAAGCAGGTCGTCGAGCAGCTCTCCTTCGAGCGAGGAGGCGCCGAGCGCTCCCTGTCCAGTTACCCCGTCCTCGTGGAGCTGATCGCCGAGGCCGCGCGTCAGGGGGACGACCGCGAACTGCATGCTCTGCTGGGCTCGTTGGTGGCCCGCCTCGCCGTTCTGCGCCGACTCTGCTTCGAGGTCGCGAGCGCCATGGACGCCGGCCAGGCCCCCGTCCAGCAGGCCGCCGCCCTCAAGTACCTGGGCAACGCCTTCGAGCACGACGTCATCGAGGCGCTGCGCCGCACCGGCCTGTGCCAGGACCCCGCCTTCGACTCCACCTTCGGCCAGGCGCTCCTCGCCTCGCCGGCCTTCGGTCTGCGCGGCGGCGCGGCCGAGGTGCTGCTCTCCCTCATCGCCCGACAGGAGGCCCGTTCATGA